A window of Aphelocoma coerulescens isolate FSJ_1873_10779 chromosome W unlocalized genomic scaffold, UR_Acoe_1.0 ChrW_unloc_scaf_3, whole genome shotgun sequence contains these coding sequences:
- the LOC138102864 gene encoding AN1-type zinc finger protein 5-like isoform X2 → MWEGPTSETFMEDSPLWEGPHTGAGEECEEEGTAETCNELTATPIPCDGGGIEKFTEMAQETNQTPGPMLCSTGCGFYGNPRTNGMCSVCYKEHLQRQQNSGRISPMGTASGSNSPTSDSPSVQRADASLSNCEATASSRSGKSRNVPVAALPVMQQMTEMSISREEKVSPKTEIKPVVTQPSPSVSQPSTSQSEEKASELPKPKKNRCFTCRKKVGLTGFDCRCGNLFCGLHRYSDKHNCPYDYKAEAAAKIRKENPVVMAEKIQRI, encoded by the exons atGTGGGAAGGACCCACATCAGAGACATTCATGGAAGACTCccccctgtgggagggaccccacactggagcaggggaagaatgTGAGGAGGAAGGAACAGCAGAGACATGTAATGAACTGACTGCTACCCCCATTCCTTGTGATGGTGGGGGAATAGAAAAATT CACTGAAATGGCTCAGGAGACAAACCAGACCCCAGGGCCCATGCTGTGTAGTACAGGATGTGGATTTTATGGAAATCCTAGAACAAATGGCATGTGTTCTGTTTGCTACAAAGAACATCTTCAGCGACAGCAGAATAGTGGTAGAATCAGCCCAATGG GGACAGCTAGTGGTTCAAACAGTCCTACCTCAGACTCTCCATCTGTACAGAGAGCAGATGCTAGCTTAAGCAACTGTGAAGCTACTGCTAGTAGCAGATCTGGAAAATCAAG AAATGTGCCTGTTGCTGCTTTGCCTGTAATGCAACAAATGACAGAAATGAGCATTTCAAGAGAGGAGAAAGTATCACCAAAAACAGAGATCAAGCCAG TTGTTACTCAACCAAGCCCATCAGTTTCTCAACCTAGTACTTCACAGAGTGAAGAGAAAGCTTCTGAACTGCCTAAACCAAAGAAGAACAGGTGTTTCACATGCAGAAAGAAGGTTGGCCTTACGG GGTTTGATTGCCGATGTGGAAACTTATTTTGCGGACTTCACCGTTATTCTGACAAGCATAATTGTCCATATGATTAcaaagcagaagctgcagcaaaAATCAGGAAAGAGAATCCAGTTGTGATGGCTGAAAAAATCCAGAGAATATAA
- the LOC138102864 gene encoding AN1-type zinc finger protein 5-like isoform X4 — MAQETNQTPGPMLCSTGCGFYGNPRTNGMCSVCYKEHLQRQQNSGRISPMGKGTASGSNSPTSDSPSVQRADASLSNCEATASSRSGKSRNVPVAALPVMQQMTEMSISREEKVSPKTEIKPVVTQPSPSVSQPSTSQSEEKASELPKPKKNRCFTCRKKVGLTGFDCRCGNLFCGLHRYSDKHNCPYDYKAEAAAKIRKENPVVMAEKIQRI; from the exons ATGGCTCAGGAGACAAACCAGACCCCAGGGCCCATGCTGTGTAGTACAGGATGTGGATTTTATGGAAATCCTAGAACAAATGGCATGTGTTCTGTTTGCTACAAAGAACATCTTCAGCGACAGCAGAATAGTGGTAGAATCAGCCCAATGGGTAAAG GGACAGCTAGTGGTTCAAACAGTCCTACCTCAGACTCTCCATCTGTACAGAGAGCAGATGCTAGCTTAAGCAACTGTGAAGCTACTGCTAGTAGCAGATCTGGAAAATCAAG AAATGTGCCTGTTGCTGCTTTGCCTGTAATGCAACAAATGACAGAAATGAGCATTTCAAGAGAGGAGAAAGTATCACCAAAAACAGAGATCAAGCCAG TTGTTACTCAACCAAGCCCATCAGTTTCTCAACCTAGTACTTCACAGAGTGAAGAGAAAGCTTCTGAACTGCCTAAACCAAAGAAGAACAGGTGTTTCACATGCAGAAAGAAGGTTGGCCTTACGG GGTTTGATTGCCGATGTGGAAACTTATTTTGCGGACTTCACCGTTATTCTGACAAGCATAATTGTCCATATGATTAcaaagcagaagctgcagcaaaAATCAGGAAAGAGAATCCAGTTGTGATGGCTGAAAAAATCCAGAGAATATAA
- the LOC138102864 gene encoding AN1-type zinc finger protein 5-like isoform X3, with amino-acid sequence MPVLNAVLGFIYSTEMAQETNQTPGPMLCSTGCGFYGNPRTNGMCSVCYKEHLQRQQNSGRISPMGKGTASGSNSPTSDSPSVQRADASLSNCEATASSRSGKSRNVPVAALPVMQQMTEMSISREEKVSPKTEIKPVVTQPSPSVSQPSTSQSEEKASELPKPKKNRCFTCRKKVGLTGFDCRCGNLFCGLHRYSDKHNCPYDYKAEAAAKIRKENPVVMAEKIQRI; translated from the exons ATGCCAGTCCTTAATGCAGTTCTTGGTTTTATTTACAGCACTGAAATGGCTCAGGAGACAAACCAGACCCCAGGGCCCATGCTGTGTAGTACAGGATGTGGATTTTATGGAAATCCTAGAACAAATGGCATGTGTTCTGTTTGCTACAAAGAACATCTTCAGCGACAGCAGAATAGTGGTAGAATCAGCCCAATGGGTAAAG GGACAGCTAGTGGTTCAAACAGTCCTACCTCAGACTCTCCATCTGTACAGAGAGCAGATGCTAGCTTAAGCAACTGTGAAGCTACTGCTAGTAGCAGATCTGGAAAATCAAG AAATGTGCCTGTTGCTGCTTTGCCTGTAATGCAACAAATGACAGAAATGAGCATTTCAAGAGAGGAGAAAGTATCACCAAAAACAGAGATCAAGCCAG TTGTTACTCAACCAAGCCCATCAGTTTCTCAACCTAGTACTTCACAGAGTGAAGAGAAAGCTTCTGAACTGCCTAAACCAAAGAAGAACAGGTGTTTCACATGCAGAAAGAAGGTTGGCCTTACGG GGTTTGATTGCCGATGTGGAAACTTATTTTGCGGACTTCACCGTTATTCTGACAAGCATAATTGTCCATATGATTAcaaagcagaagctgcagcaaaAATCAGGAAAGAGAATCCAGTTGTGATGGCTGAAAAAATCCAGAGAATATAA
- the LOC138102864 gene encoding AN1-type zinc finger protein 5-like isoform X1, protein MWEGPTSETFMEDSPLWEGPHTGAGEECEEEGTAETCNELTATPIPCDGGGIEKFTEMAQETNQTPGPMLCSTGCGFYGNPRTNGMCSVCYKEHLQRQQNSGRISPMGKGTASGSNSPTSDSPSVQRADASLSNCEATASSRSGKSRNVPVAALPVMQQMTEMSISREEKVSPKTEIKPVVTQPSPSVSQPSTSQSEEKASELPKPKKNRCFTCRKKVGLTGFDCRCGNLFCGLHRYSDKHNCPYDYKAEAAAKIRKENPVVMAEKIQRI, encoded by the exons atGTGGGAAGGACCCACATCAGAGACATTCATGGAAGACTCccccctgtgggagggaccccacactggagcaggggaagaatgTGAGGAGGAAGGAACAGCAGAGACATGTAATGAACTGACTGCTACCCCCATTCCTTGTGATGGTGGGGGAATAGAAAAATT CACTGAAATGGCTCAGGAGACAAACCAGACCCCAGGGCCCATGCTGTGTAGTACAGGATGTGGATTTTATGGAAATCCTAGAACAAATGGCATGTGTTCTGTTTGCTACAAAGAACATCTTCAGCGACAGCAGAATAGTGGTAGAATCAGCCCAATGGGTAAAG GGACAGCTAGTGGTTCAAACAGTCCTACCTCAGACTCTCCATCTGTACAGAGAGCAGATGCTAGCTTAAGCAACTGTGAAGCTACTGCTAGTAGCAGATCTGGAAAATCAAG AAATGTGCCTGTTGCTGCTTTGCCTGTAATGCAACAAATGACAGAAATGAGCATTTCAAGAGAGGAGAAAGTATCACCAAAAACAGAGATCAAGCCAG TTGTTACTCAACCAAGCCCATCAGTTTCTCAACCTAGTACTTCACAGAGTGAAGAGAAAGCTTCTGAACTGCCTAAACCAAAGAAGAACAGGTGTTTCACATGCAGAAAGAAGGTTGGCCTTACGG GGTTTGATTGCCGATGTGGAAACTTATTTTGCGGACTTCACCGTTATTCTGACAAGCATAATTGTCCATATGATTAcaaagcagaagctgcagcaaaAATCAGGAAAGAGAATCCAGTTGTGATGGCTGAAAAAATCCAGAGAATATAA